In the Nerophis lumbriciformis linkage group LG18, RoL_Nlum_v2.1, whole genome shotgun sequence genome, ctgtcctagaccagtggttcttaaccttgttggaggtaccgaaccccaccagtttcatatgcgcattcaccgaacccttctttagtgaaaaataaaaaaatattttttttttttttttttttaaattcaagacaaagttatgtttttggtaacactttagtatggggaacatattctaagtaacaaagacttaatttagagttatttggttagggtaagggtcagggttagatggttagggttataataaggccatgccgaataaggtattaataagtcattaataatgactagttaagagccaatatgttactaatttgacccgagggtccctggttcaatccccacctagtaccaacctcgtcatgtccgttgtgtcctgagcaagacacttcacccttgctcctgatgggtgctggttagcgccttgcatggcagctccctccatcagtgtgtgaatgtgtgtgtgaatgggtaaatgtggaagtagtgtcaaagcgctttgagtaccttgaaggtagaaaagcgctatacaagtacaacccatttatcatttatcatttataatttgcatgttaataagcaactaattaatggtgaatatgttccccatactaaagtgttaccatgttttttttactggtgcataaaatgaaccgtgcatgaacatcaccttgttcaaaacaacaaaaccaacacagtgcataaactcacaacaaattacacacctgcaaaccagtcagctgttgccgtatccgtaatacgccgatagggagaagtttgtatttacacgatgagtcgggtgtgttttgacctgaggccgactcaccgaacccctagggttcgatcgaacccaggttaagaaccactgtcctagacCAAACAAGCAATCAATGGTGTTTGTGTTATTGGTCTCCTGTCCCCTTTAAAACCAATCACTGTTAAAAATAACTAATAGTTTAGGCTACCTTATCTGTGAGTGCCATTTTGACTGTTTTTGGCTGCCCTGTTCAGTTTGAAAACTATTGAAGGGAATGTTGACAagacttttacacaaaaaaacaactttcctAAATAGAAATTTCTGCTAAATGACCACAAACAAGGACTTCAGTGTAAAGTGAGTACTTTTAATGGGTTCAGTTTCAACATGCAAGAGTTCTATCAAGTCAACCaaagcaacaaatgaaaatcatgcgcacagaaaacaaaaacaagtaaTCAGCATAAACAGGAGAATCAACTCACAATCACTAGAAAAACAAATCTACTTCCAAGAGTAAGATGAACAAATTCCAATGTAATCTTAAATATAATCAGCCTGTGCAGACGATGGTGAACAGGAAGTGGTCACAGGAAGTACAACAGTGGCCCACATGTCCCGTGCTTGTTGTTGACTTTCCTGGCCTCAAACACAGCACAAGGCAGGTCACACGCTTTGATTATTACGTCTACTAAAGGTGGTGAATTGGTGAAGGGGAGGAGAAAGGACCATCTGGAAGGACCAGGTGTGTTTCCTCCCCATTTTCATTTAATCATCATCTGAGGAGTCTCGCTCGATGCTGTAAGCCATGAAGAAAGCGTCAGGGCGGGATGGGACGAGGGGATGACCCGGTCTCACAATCTCAAAGCCCAGGAAACTGAAGGTGCGCAGCAGGGATGCTGAGAACGGACACACAAATGTCACTAAAGACTGCAGACCACTAAGTACTTCTCCTAGCAAAGTTGGGGACACTTTACCTCGATCGTCACGGCTCTTGTGGAAACAAATGAAGACGTGGTCGCCTTGCAGCTGCTCTTCTGCGAACTCCAGCAGGAGAGCAAAACTGGAAAGAAAACCATGTTTGTTGAAACACTTCATGGCAGTGAAGTGAATATATGTATTTAGATAGCGCTTTTTGtcgagagactcaaagcgctataCATAGTGAACCCCATTATCGACATCTTTAAGCTAGGTTTAAACaagtgtgggtaaagtgtcttgctcaaggacacaacggcagtgactaaggccatgtccacacaaacagaTACTTAATAAAGGCATACTTATCTTtgtgtttaggcctcttgtccacacgcaaatgcatattttgtctttaaaaacgcagacttttgaaAAAGCTGGCCAAGGTGAAGAGATCCAAAACTTTCCGCTTAGCGTgtgcgtgtacacggcacaaacggaaaatagcagcatgtttacattcaaacatacattaagtcctcttatagtgtgttttaaaggcagtgttgttgagctttggaaatgacagcgcacaaccgtgacgtcacAACTAGCAAAAAGGGCTTTGAGACACTCCCGCTGgcgctaatgacagtcagctgtttaggatacgatcgctgtggaacctccacctgatgggacaattttgacaagcaagactttgctctgtgtcataagaaaAATGCAACATTATCTTGTTTTTAGTCcttatttaatgacaaatcatgaagttaactcACGTGTCTTGCTTCCATTTTTGAAGATGTAGATGTACATGCTCGTGCGTAAAAAGCGACaaagcaacttaaaaaaaaacataatgtagcgtcctccttgtagtgtgtactgatgttaaagacaatacacacttcattacacatgtaccatatcactatatccatgattaaatgctttataattcccttAAACAAGCAAAAGGGTTtcgttagtgcgtgctgattttagaaataatgtacacttcactgcagatgtaatacatcaccatgttgctgaacatgttataattctataagtgttgggtttcagcagcaaagGCGTGCATTCGCTCTTTAAAAATGTTCCCAGGGTTCTGTGTAGgcgcaggctggttttaaagataatgtacatgtcattgtacgtctaatgtatatcaaaataaacataataggaggttTAATGCTACCAAGTCAGATATTGCTGCtttttccaggcttctgattggacaaaatgtgcctgacagcaggtgtatgcgtttgtgtgtagacagagacacttttgaaactacacttgtgtggacggagattgttttaaccccaaatctgagtttttgaaactctccgtgttcgtgtggacatggcctaacatGGCAGAAGCAGGAATCGAAActggaactagggctgggcgatatggcctttttttaatatcttgatatttttaggccatatcgcgatacacgatatatatcgcgatattttgccttagccttgaatgaacacttgatgcatataatcacaacattatgatgattctatgtgtctacattaaaacattcttgttcatactgcattaatatatgctcattttaaactttcatgcagagagggaaatcacaactaagtcaattgaccaaaactgtatttattaaacagttattaagcagtggcacaaacattcatgtcatttcaaaacagaaagtgcaagattgtcagagacattttaaaacaagctattagtgcacttttgtgcatgatgtcctcaagattacaaatcaaaacaacactaaattaaagttcactttttgtacagaacgccactacaatagtttaaaacaaataaagtgcacttttgtgcatgatgtcacacaagatatttcaataagtgtcaaataaaaatgagctgcataataggaaatcaaattgtgtacgtccttcgttatgtggtaggttccggcggacgttatttccttatgtcgttttttttttcatacggtgttgatgtggaaatggttgcctcggcattttgttggtgtggcaccgaacggagatgttgacatgcggagtaagcactcttcattctcgagcgggtgacttttcaaatgatgctacatattagcagtaatgctactttttatagcaacgctttcgccccacacttgacaaattacggttgtctgttcgacatattcccacttgaagccaaaccaccgccagacgatggaccccctgctgttttttgggggaattaattattccttcatttgttaccagactcgcaccttctttctctcgtattaccgctagcatcacagctaacgttacccatgctgctacctctttgctgcgcgagggcgtatacgtatgtaacgtatgacgtgacagtatgtgacgtgtgtaagaaggtacgcttgttgtctgtgagaaggagacacaggaaagagtgagaaatgcctgtagtgtaatgccagcagctaaaagcaactgcgtgagaacgtatactcgaatatcacgatatagtcattttctatatcgcacagagacaaacccgcgatatatcgcgtatatcgatatatcgcccagccctaactggaaccctcaagtttctggcacggtcactctaccaagCAAGTCACACcaccccatccattttctaccgctagtccctctcggggtcatgggcgtggctggagcctatcccagctgcattccgccagaaggcaaggtacaccctggacaagtccccacctcatcgcagggccaacacagatagacagacaacattcacactcacattcacacactagggccaatttagtgttgccaatcaacctatccccaggtgcatgtctttggaggtgggaggaagccgaagtacccggagggaacccacgcagtcacggggagaacatgcaaactccacacagaaatacccGAGACCGGGGATCAAACCCCTAACCTTCTTACTGTGAggtacacgcactaacccctgttccaacaTGCTGCTGCCACGCCGCCCCAAATGCtaaaaccgtattttccggattataaggcgaacttaaaatccttttttccctcaaaactcgacagtgcgccttatacccggtgcgcttaatgtaaggaataattttggttgagcttacccacctcgaagctattttatttggtacatggtgtaatgataagtgtgaccagcagatggcagtcacacataagagataagtgtagactgcaatataactcaagtaaacaacaccaacattttatatgttccattgaaaatacagaacactacacacggcgctcaaaaatctatcaaaatgttttagtacaactttggtaagctatgaagccgcaccgcttgatgtgcttcaacataggagtattattatggtgtgtgtataagctaagacatattatctggcattttgtttcgcaatattatgctgatctcaatcaatcaatcaatcaatcaatcaatgtttatttatatagccctaaatcacaagtgatctgtatttgggatctgcataaattctgaaaaatggcgcgcgtccgcctttgtagaccGACACTGTACTCGAtatgataagcttcttcttcttctctatcttcttcttatgtggcattcatcctccgctgttgccatttctaatataaagtagtgtaaagttcttacttatatcggtcagtaaactcgccatgaaagcgctaaaacatactggtgtagtgggtttacattattcacccaaggaactttagttattagagagttccggtcggacgtattTTCACCGGACACATTTCCGACCTTGTTGTTTACGGAGATCCTgagccgttattgatttaagtaaagtctgaatgtcattaaaacagttagctccatcttttgacacttcttccactgccgtccttgcacgctacaccgctacaacaaagatgacggggagaagacgctgttgaaggtgagccacataaataagaccgcccacaaaacagcgcatccggaagcgacagtcagaaagcggcttgaagatgatctgtaaaacatcatctatgaaacattttgaccaaagaaccaccattacatgttatgtagaccacaaggaagtgttttccatttagaaaaaataaaataataatatgactcctttaatgcgccctataatccggtgtgccttatatatgaaaatagaccattcatcatcggcagtgcgccttataatccggtgtaccCTATGGTCCGGTGTGCTCTATGGTCCGGTAAATACATATGGCACcgattgattttacgtgaattcgCACTCGGTAGTACCGACAGAATTTGGTCGGttcctataaaagtaccgaattcggtacccatTCCTAGTCAGCACTGATTTACATAACAGCATATCATAGCAACAGTCAGAGGCTTCCATCAGGCGGTCTATTTGGTTTGCGACGCAATTTATCGCTTTTcctttgtaaaatattggttcccATTTTGTCGggttcattaataataataatgtgctaCACATGCAGAGGGCGGAGCCAGAAACACTGCTCTCTGGTGATTGGTCGACAGAGAAAAGTAAGAATTGTTTACTGTATTTGTTGCTGCTCTTTGTTTATATTCTTCAGTGAACCCTAGGATGGCCAACTGGTCTAAATTCGACCACCTGGTGGAAAAAGCCGGAATTACACTGGTGCTTTAAAGCAACATTGTACCAAATCATTGACACATTATTGGTTCTTTGTTAGATTTTACCAGTGAAAGTCTTTTATTTAGCTTTTGACTACTAATTTAGTTTAAGTATGTTATCATATAATTAATATAAACTAAAACTTATAGCTTAAAGGCCAAAACAAAAAGTAAGACGTCTACCCCACACATAGGAGTATGCCGTGTTCCCCCCACTTACCTGTCTTTGCTGCCCTCGGGCAAAGCACCAGGGGGGATTTCAACGTAGAGGTTGCCTCCTTTGAGCGCCGCCCTCCACACGCAGTTCTTGCCTTCGGTGAAGCGAGGCTCAAAGAGCAAGAAGCGAACTCTGCTGGTGGCAGGGGGAAGTGGCTCCTCAAGAACCAGCAACTGAGCATCCTGCACAGGGTGAAAGACCACACAAAGTTCGTAAAAAGGAATAAGACAACAAAAATAGCAAAGTCACAGTTGGTTGTAGATGACCACAGTGTATCCTACTGTGCATCTTCTGGATTTTGTCATCATTTCACAAGAGAGTAGGCAAACACACAATGCTCTAGAAGTTTCCATTTAaataataacatgtatttatttaaaaaatacaaagtttattgtttatttaaactattttcccaGAAAAACGCATTTTGGCTTTAAAGTGTATGTTAGCCGAATATATAAACAAACTAATCGATCGATTATCAAAAAAATCGATAGCCGCAGCCTTAGTAGTTATTCTGTACTATTATTGACTATGTTTTTCTCAAACACAATAACGTAATATAAGAGAATAAGAAAATACTTGAAATACtgcattgatattgttacactgtcagtAGTACTCACCAATAATACAACACGTGATCGGTATCGGACGATTTTAATCATGATCAGTATCAGAACATCCCTATCCCTAACAAATAAGAGGTTTtgtgtaaatgtttttatggggttttcaaaaataaaagtGAAACTTATGTGAAAGTGTACTCCTGTGGAAAGAAACTTCAAAACatttacagtactgtatattcAACTTCAAAGGATTTATATGTACAGGGTATATCCAAATCCTTTGAAGTTGAATATACAGGTTTACAAGGTATACAGATTTATATGTACAGGGTATAtccaggggcagcacggtggaagaggggttagtgcgtctgcctcacaatatgaaggtcctgaggagtcgtgagttcaatcccggcctcgggatctttctgtgtgaagtttgcatgttctccccgtgactgcgtgggtttcctccgggtactccggcttcctcccacctccaaagacatgcacctggggataggttgattggcaacactaaatggtccctagtgtatgaatgtgagtgtgaatgttgtctgtctatctgtgttggccctgcgatgaggtggcgacttgtccagggtgtaccccgccttccgcccgattgtagctgagatgggctccagcgccccccgcgaccccgaagggaataagcggtagaaaatggatgggtataTCCAGTGGGTAGGGAAAGTATTCACACTCCTTTAAATCTTTTAAAAACTcactaaaaaaacattcaaaaagcaccaacaatactccaattacatttcgtgacctgaatattattaaccacgtattagcaatattgttcttATAACCACTAACGATAAGGgcctacttttagcggcgcattaatcacagagcgctaactaacttatgctgctatattgacatactgagctgataAGCTGCTCTCTTGCCTTTGAGCTGCTAAAAGTTAATTCTAAATTATAACCATCACTGATTGGTTTGGGGTGGAACCTTAAACCATGACTGACTGTGGAAACGTTGCTGTtaagtttggggtgccatgtcatctgctggtgttggtccactgtggtcCACAGGCACTGCAGCCGTTTACTGTAGAGGTTTGAGAGCATTTCATGCTTTCTGCTGCTGACCAACTTTATGGAAATGCAGATTTCATTTTCCAACAGGACTTGTCACCTGCACACAGTGCCAAAACTACCAGTACCTGGTTTAAGAACCATGGTATCCCTGTCCTTAATTGGCCCGTAAACTCGCCTGACCTCAACCACAAACAAAATCTATGGGGTATTGTTAAGAGGAAAATGCAAAACGCCAAACCCAACAATGCAGAAGagctgaaggccactatcagagcaacatgGTCTCTCGTATCACCTGAGGAGTTCCACAGACTGATCGACTCCATGTCACGCCGTGTTGCTGCAGTAATTCACGCAAAAGGAAcctcaaccaagtattgagtgccGCACATTTTCATAATTTTCATATTCTTCCTttaagttggccaacatttctaaaatacTTTTTTATTGGTCAGAAGTAATAATCTATTTTTCTGTGATACTGAATTTGGAATTTTCATTAGTTTTCAGttataattttaaaaattaaaagaaataaaCACTTAAAATATACATCACTTTGTATGTAATTaaagtaccgtaaattccggactataagccgctacttttttcctaggtTGTAAAACCAACTGGAAGTAAAAGTCCTATTcgatcttctagccgtccatagctttTCTACTgtaactcgtatggattcttcattaatcactccaagcaacgtttataaGATTTACAGTATAACaaacaattcgtacttactaaaccgtcctgtGAGTGATGTCTATAGTTATGTTTTCATTCATatgtgtacgtgctatcgtaatgtaaaatggtaaatgggttatacttgtatagcgcttttctaccttttttttttttaaggaactcaaaagcgctttgacactatttccacattcacacactgatggcgggagctgccatgcaaggcgctaaccaggacccatcaggagcaagggtgaagtgtcttgctcaaggacacaacggacgtgactaggatggtagaaggtggggattgaaccaggaaccctcaggttgctggcacagccactctcccagctGCACCACGccgtcaagctagcgttgttagcattaactAATATGCTAAGACATTTACCGGTACAAGAgtatttgttagtattattaacttacaatggcattcttgctGTATTGTTtccgttttgtaaattcaccaaatcgTCACTATGGACTTATtgaggtccatgacgatgacttctgttttgtgtgatcagctgttttaatgctgtgttacagacaccctttggaaacaaataaggtatgtaaataaacatgtacaaaatctttccgtgtaaataacttattCCACAACGAATACATCTGTGACTTACAGTCCGGTTCGGCTAAtataaggaaaacatttttttctatgaAGAGGGTGCAGCTTATATCCGATGTGCTCCATAGTACAGAAATACTGTATACAATAAACAagttttcactttaaaaaaattaaattactaaaataaatacacttcTTAGTCATATTCTAATTTATTGAGCAGCCCCTGTATAccgtatacttacagcatgtactgtatataacacAATGATGGAGGttattggaggtttttagagcgctttataggcggaatagaacgACACCCATTACCTCCTTTTTTAGCTGAAAGGAAAACATGTCTCAcataatgattgtaaatgataggcaaaaaaaaataaaaataaaaaaataaaaagtgcagttcccctttaaagaatctGAATCAACAACTGAATTGTCCAAATATAAACAATGCCTAACCGACAGCTGTCGTAAACAGGATCTTTGTTTTTGTGCAGCAGTTCTTTTAACTTTTAGGAGTccagtgttcattttgacagtagtTTTCACATTACTTCTACTCGGTCTTTTGACTAGTTTGTAGAGATTGGAGACAACATGCAGGAGGTGCATTTGTGAACTCCAGGGGGCTGCGTGTCTTGCCAAAACATTGGCTTAAATTTGAGAGGAAGTTGCAATGAATTAAAGTACTAATCCTCGCCAACGGGCTTCTtccaagtattattatcattttgCTGGAAAGTGGAAAAGGAATAGCTAAGCAGTTagtgtacaaaaaaaaa is a window encoding:
- the oaz1a gene encoding LOW QUALITY PROTEIN: ornithine decarboxylase antizyme 1a (The sequence of the model RefSeq protein was modified relative to this genomic sequence to represent the inferred CDS: deleted 1 base in 1 codon); this encodes MVKSNLQTILNSHCFAREKERNLTKMPVIEQSVNNKPESESISNPRRCSRCCSNPCPGPLWCSDAPHPPLKIPGGRGNDQRDRNLSAKLFYSDAQLLVLEEPLPPATSRVRFLLFEPRFTEGKNCVWRAALKGGNLYVEIPPGALPEGSKDSFALLLEFAEEQLQGDHVFICFHKSRDDRASLLRTFSFLGFEIVRPGHPLVPSRPDAFFMAYSIERDSSDDD